In Capillimicrobium parvum, a genomic segment contains:
- a CDS encoding PadR family transcriptional regulator produces MAVRLSPFSYVILVLVGRGGAGPHDLRRMAEAGRVYWDAAPSQWYAEPKRLEKLGLLSSRKEPGRTRQRTHYDLTPAGVEALEGWVRTPTALPRMQQEAIVRVLAADLVDHAAILEGLAPLADELATADAEIRHALEVARSLPERRRLLEINHRYAARLIELQREWLQEARAELA; encoded by the coding sequence ATGGCCGTCCGCCTGTCGCCCTTCTCGTACGTGATCCTCGTGCTCGTCGGCCGCGGCGGGGCGGGACCCCACGACCTGCGGCGGATGGCCGAGGCCGGCCGCGTCTACTGGGACGCCGCCCCGAGCCAGTGGTACGCGGAGCCCAAGCGGCTCGAGAAGCTCGGCCTGCTGTCGTCGCGCAAGGAACCCGGCCGGACGCGCCAGCGCACCCACTACGACCTGACGCCGGCCGGCGTCGAGGCGCTCGAGGGCTGGGTGCGCACGCCGACGGCGCTGCCGCGGATGCAGCAGGAGGCGATCGTCCGCGTCCTCGCCGCCGACCTCGTCGACCACGCGGCGATCCTCGAGGGCCTGGCGCCGCTCGCCGACGAGCTCGCCACCGCCGACGCCGAGATCCGCCACGCCCTCGAGGTGGCCCGCTCGCTGCCCGAGCGCCGGCGCCTGCTCGAGATCAACCACCGCTACGCCGCACGCCTGATCGAGCTGCAGCGGGAGTGGCTCCAGGAGGCCCGGGCCGAGCTCGCGTGA
- a CDS encoding phage tail protein gives MSEPYVGEIKLFGGNFAPRGWAFCDGSVLPIAQNTALFSLIGTTYGGNGQTQFALPDLRGRAAMGAWAGGSGVPAKPLGQQTGAEQVALTADQLPEHSHQLRATEAAGGVRDPNGQTFATGGAYAQTTNNKLMHPTFLNPAGGGQPHPNMQPFQAASYIIALEGIYPPRE, from the coding sequence ATGTCCGAGCCCTACGTCGGCGAGATCAAGCTGTTCGGCGGGAACTTCGCCCCGCGCGGCTGGGCGTTCTGCGACGGCTCGGTCCTGCCGATCGCCCAGAACACCGCGCTGTTCTCGTTGATCGGCACGACGTACGGCGGCAACGGGCAGACGCAGTTCGCGCTGCCCGACCTGCGCGGCCGCGCGGCGATGGGGGCATGGGCCGGAGGCTCGGGCGTGCCCGCCAAGCCGCTCGGCCAGCAGACCGGCGCGGAGCAGGTCGCGCTCACGGCCGACCAGCTGCCCGAGCACAGCCACCAGCTGCGCGCCACGGAGGCGGCGGGCGGCGTACGCGATCCCAACGGGCAGACGTTCGCCACCGGCGGCGCCTACGCGCAGACCACGAACAACAAGCTCATGCACCCCACCTTCCTCAACCCCGCCGGCGGCGGCCAGCCGCACCCGAACATGCAGCCGTTCCAGGCGGCGAGTTACATCATCGCGCTGGAGGGCATCTACCCGCCGCGCGAATAG
- a CDS encoding DUF6916 family protein codes for MSGAQGIVAGGAHAPMDARGLTRRALLALGAGAATAVALRTWPGGAPLAAPRATAVPAHLRRATWTALADRRLATSAGTPLELAAVRDLSPALARRDDAFRLVFRTPAAATGPGFGQGIQRLEHAGIGAFDLFLTPGRRGRRWLTLAATIDRRTGP; via the coding sequence GTGTCCGGTGCGCAGGGGATCGTCGCCGGTGGCGCACATGCGCCCATGGACGCCCGTGGGCTGACGCGCCGCGCGCTGCTGGCGCTCGGCGCGGGCGCCGCGACCGCGGTGGCGCTGCGCACGTGGCCGGGCGGCGCGCCGCTCGCCGCCCCGCGCGCGACGGCGGTCCCCGCCCATCTGCGCCGCGCGACCTGGACCGCCCTCGCCGACCGCCGCCTCGCCACGTCCGCGGGCACGCCGCTCGAGCTCGCCGCGGTACGCGACCTCTCCCCCGCCCTCGCCCGCCGCGACGACGCCTTCCGCCTCGTCTTCCGGACGCCCGCCGCCGCCACCGGGCCCGGCTTCGGCCAGGGCATCCAGCGCCTTGAGCACGCGGGCATCGGCGCGTTCGACCTCTTCCTCACGCCCGGCCGGCGCGGCCGCCGCTGGCTGACGCTCGCGGCCACGATCGACCGCCGCACGGGGCCCTGA
- the hrpA gene encoding ATP-dependent RNA helicase HrpA — MATTTSVLRDRLADLTLRDEHRLRRRLDRAQDARARERVEEEIDRAAAHAARRRDAVPAVTYPEQLPVSARREEIAAAIAAHQVVVVAGETGSGKTTQLPKICLELGRGVRGAIAHTQPRRLAARTVAQRIADELDVPLGDAVGYAVRFNDRSSQDTLVRLMTDGLLLAEIQRDPLLRRYDTVIVDEAHERSLNIDFLLGYLRRILPRRPDLKLVITSATIDPGRFSRHFGDAPVVEVSGRTYPVEVRYRPLEDPDGADRDQVDGIGDAVEELLREKPGDVLVFLSGEREIRDTADALRGRLGDGVEILPLYARLSDAEQRRVFTAHRGRRVVLATNVAETSLTVPGIRYVVDPGTARISRYSARLKVQRLPIEPISQASADQRKGRCGRVAEGICIRLYAEEDFVARPRYTDPEILRTSLAAVILQMAWVGLGDIEDFPFLDPPDRRQIRDGLNLLDELAAIEQDRRLTPLGRRLARLPVDPRLGRMVLEADRLGCAEEVIVIAAALSIQDPRERPAEQQEAADAQHRRFADETSDFLSYLKLWHHLRGGRRELSGNQFRKRCKAEFLHHLRIREWQDLAGQLRGAAREAGVTLNEQPAEPREIHAALLAGLLSHVGVRDEGRREYLGARGARFAIFPGSALARKPPAWVMVAELVETSRLWGRVAARIEPESIEPLAAHLVKRTYSEPHWERRRGSVVATERVTLYGLPIVTGRKVAYGKIDPVLARDLFIRRALVEGDWDTRHRFFHANRELLEEVEELEHRTRRRDLLVDDATLHDFYEQRIPADVVSAAHFDRWWRDAREADPDLLTFSRQLVIDERAAADLDPQGWPPAWRQGDVTLPLTYRFEPGADDDGVTAHVPLAALAQLRPIGFDWLVPALREELVTALLRTLPKDLRRPLVPVPETAAAVLAALEPRRRPLLDSLATALEQLRGVRAAPSDFDPGRLPDHLRMRFAIEEPDGRAVAAGRDLEALRARVRPRLRADLAARTAGLERTGLRAWTIGTLPRTVELPGTGGAVVAYPALADEGETVGVRVLDTPAAQAAAMRAGTRRLLELTVPSPVRWVRGRLSSAAQLALATAPHGSVAAVLEDATVAAIDALTAEAGGPAWDDAGFARLRDHVAGHLAERTAQVVDGVVAVLDAEREVRRAMEPLMAPPVEPARRDVEAQVRRLVPPGFIAEAGVARLGDVERYLRAAAHRLERLPNNPAADLDRMRAINALEEAYRQRITTWPQGRPLPDALREVPWLLQELRVAQFAQGFGARGQVSAKRIRRILDEA; from the coding sequence GTGGCCACGACGACCTCCGTGCTGCGCGACCGCCTGGCGGACCTGACCCTGCGCGACGAGCATCGCCTGCGCCGCCGGCTCGACCGCGCGCAGGATGCCCGGGCCCGCGAGCGGGTGGAGGAGGAGATCGACCGGGCCGCCGCGCACGCCGCCCGCCGCCGCGACGCCGTCCCCGCGGTCACGTACCCGGAGCAGCTGCCGGTCAGCGCCCGCCGCGAGGAGATCGCCGCCGCCATCGCCGCCCACCAGGTCGTTGTCGTCGCGGGCGAGACCGGCAGCGGCAAGACGACGCAGCTGCCGAAGATCTGCCTGGAGCTCGGCCGCGGCGTGCGCGGCGCGATCGCCCACACGCAGCCGCGCCGCCTGGCCGCGCGCACTGTCGCGCAGCGCATCGCCGACGAGCTGGACGTCCCGCTCGGCGACGCCGTCGGCTACGCGGTGCGCTTCAACGACCGCTCGAGCCAGGACACGCTCGTGCGCCTGATGACCGACGGCCTGCTGCTCGCCGAGATCCAGCGCGACCCGCTGCTGCGCCGCTACGACACCGTCATCGTCGACGAGGCGCACGAGCGCAGCCTGAACATCGACTTCCTCCTCGGTTACCTCCGGCGCATCCTGCCGCGCCGGCCGGACCTGAAGCTCGTCATCACGTCGGCGACCATCGACCCGGGGCGCTTCAGCCGCCACTTCGGCGACGCGCCGGTGGTCGAGGTCTCGGGCCGGACGTATCCGGTCGAGGTGCGCTACCGCCCGCTCGAGGACCCCGACGGCGCCGATCGCGACCAGGTCGACGGCATCGGCGACGCCGTGGAGGAGCTGCTGCGCGAGAAGCCCGGCGACGTGCTCGTCTTCCTGTCCGGGGAGCGCGAGATCCGCGACACCGCCGACGCGCTGCGCGGCCGCCTCGGCGACGGCGTCGAGATCCTCCCGCTGTACGCGCGGCTGTCGGACGCCGAGCAGCGCCGCGTGTTCACCGCGCACCGGGGCCGGCGCGTGGTGCTCGCCACGAACGTCGCCGAGACCTCGCTCACCGTGCCCGGCATCCGCTACGTCGTGGACCCGGGCACCGCGCGCATCAGCCGCTACAGCGCCCGCCTGAAGGTCCAGCGCCTCCCGATCGAGCCGATCTCGCAGGCCTCCGCCGACCAGCGCAAGGGCCGCTGCGGCCGCGTCGCCGAGGGCATCTGCATCCGCCTCTACGCCGAGGAGGACTTCGTGGCGCGCCCGCGCTACACCGACCCCGAGATCCTGCGCACGAGCCTCGCCGCGGTGATCCTGCAGATGGCCTGGGTCGGGCTGGGCGACATCGAGGACTTCCCGTTCCTCGATCCGCCGGACCGCCGTCAGATCCGCGACGGGCTGAACCTCCTCGACGAGCTGGCGGCGATCGAGCAGGACCGGCGGCTGACCCCGCTCGGCCGCCGGCTCGCCCGCCTCCCGGTCGATCCGCGGCTGGGGCGCATGGTGCTCGAGGCCGACCGCCTGGGCTGCGCCGAGGAGGTCATCGTCATCGCCGCCGCGCTGTCGATCCAGGACCCGCGCGAGCGCCCGGCCGAGCAGCAGGAGGCCGCCGACGCTCAGCACCGCCGCTTCGCCGACGAGACCTCGGACTTCCTCAGCTACCTGAAGCTGTGGCACCACCTGCGCGGCGGCCGGCGCGAGCTGTCGGGCAACCAGTTCCGCAAGCGCTGCAAGGCCGAGTTCCTGCACCACCTTCGCATCCGCGAGTGGCAGGACCTCGCCGGCCAGTTGCGCGGCGCGGCGCGGGAGGCGGGCGTCACGCTCAACGAGCAGCCGGCCGAGCCGCGCGAGATCCACGCGGCGCTGCTGGCGGGCCTGCTGTCGCACGTCGGCGTGCGCGACGAGGGCCGGCGCGAGTACCTGGGCGCGCGCGGCGCGCGCTTCGCCATCTTCCCCGGCTCGGCGCTCGCCAGGAAGCCGCCGGCCTGGGTCATGGTCGCCGAGCTCGTGGAGACGTCGCGGCTGTGGGGGCGGGTCGCCGCGCGGATCGAGCCCGAGTCGATCGAGCCGCTCGCCGCGCACCTCGTCAAGCGCACGTACAGCGAGCCGCACTGGGAGCGCCGCCGGGGCTCGGTCGTCGCCACGGAGCGCGTGACGCTCTACGGGCTGCCGATCGTCACCGGCCGCAAGGTCGCCTACGGGAAGATCGACCCGGTCCTCGCGCGCGACCTCTTCATCCGCCGCGCGCTCGTCGAGGGCGACTGGGACACGCGCCACCGCTTCTTCCACGCCAACCGTGAGCTGCTCGAGGAGGTCGAGGAGCTCGAGCACCGCACGCGCCGGCGCGACCTGCTCGTCGACGACGCCACGCTGCACGACTTCTACGAGCAGCGGATCCCGGCCGACGTCGTGTCGGCCGCGCACTTCGACCGCTGGTGGCGCGACGCGCGCGAGGCCGATCCGGACCTGCTGACGTTCAGCCGGCAGCTCGTGATCGACGAGCGCGCCGCGGCCGATCTGGACCCGCAGGGCTGGCCGCCGGCCTGGCGCCAGGGCGACGTGACCCTGCCGCTGACCTACCGGTTCGAGCCAGGGGCGGATGACGACGGCGTCACCGCACACGTCCCGCTCGCCGCGCTCGCGCAGCTGCGGCCGATCGGGTTCGACTGGCTCGTGCCGGCGCTGCGTGAGGAGCTCGTCACGGCGCTGCTGCGCACGCTGCCGAAGGACCTGCGGCGCCCGCTCGTCCCGGTTCCCGAGACCGCCGCGGCGGTCCTGGCCGCGCTGGAGCCGCGCCGCCGGCCGCTGCTGGACTCGCTCGCCACCGCGCTCGAGCAGCTGAGGGGCGTGCGCGCCGCGCCATCGGACTTCGACCCCGGCCGCCTGCCCGACCACCTGCGCATGCGCTTCGCGATCGAGGAGCCCGACGGCCGCGCCGTCGCCGCCGGCCGCGACCTCGAGGCCCTGCGCGCGCGGGTGCGCCCGCGGCTGCGCGCCGACCTCGCGGCGCGCACGGCCGGGCTGGAGCGCACCGGGCTGCGCGCGTGGACGATCGGCACCCTGCCGCGGACCGTCGAGCTGCCCGGCACGGGGGGCGCGGTCGTCGCCTATCCCGCGCTCGCCGACGAGGGCGAGACCGTCGGCGTGCGGGTCCTCGACACGCCGGCCGCGCAGGCGGCGGCCATGCGCGCGGGGACGCGCAGGCTCCTGGAGCTCACGGTGCCGTCGCCGGTGAGATGGGTGCGCGGGCGGTTGTCGAGTGCCGCGCAGCTGGCGCTCGCGACCGCGCCCCACGGCAGCGTCGCGGCGGTGCTCGAGGACGCGACCGTCGCGGCGATCGACGCGCTGACCGCCGAGGCGGGCGGTCCGGCCTGGGACGACGCCGGGTTCGCGCGGCTGCGCGACCACGTGGCCGGCCACCTCGCCGAGCGCACCGCGCAGGTGGTCGACGGGGTGGTGGCGGTGCTCGACGCCGAGCGCGAGGTGCGCCGGGCCATGGAGCCGCTCATGGCGCCCCCGGTCGAGCCGGCGCGGCGCGACGTCGAGGCGCAGGTGCGCCGGCTCGTCCCGCCGGGGTTCATCGCGGAGGCGGGCGTCGCCCGGCTCGGCGACGTCGAGCGCTATCTGCGGGCGGCCGCGCACCGGCTCGAGCGGCTCCCGAACAACCCGGCGGCCGACCTCGACCGGATGCGCGCGATCAACGCGCTCGAGGAGGCCTACCGGCAGCGGATCACGACATGGCCGCAGGGCCGCCCGCTGCCCGACGCGCTGCGGGAGGTGCCGTGGCTGCTGCAGGAGCTGCGCGTCGCGCAGTTCGCCCAGGGCTTCGGCGCGCGGGGCCAGGTGTCGGCGAAGCGGATCCGGCGGATCCTCGACGAGGCCTGA
- a CDS encoding phage tail protein: MADWFLGEVRPMAITFVPVGWAPCDGRRLSIGAYPDLYALLGTRFGGDGTTTFAIPDLRARLPMGQGAGPGRSARTIGQKTGTDTVALDRTQLPQHTHRVRAATTQTTSSPIGAVPARGGFYAAPPDKTTRMRAMVFNAGQGQPHANLQPALAIQWCIALQADTAAPADPLIADIRAVAFDAEPRGWAFCDGRLLPISQNTALFSLLGTMYGGNGQTTFALPDLRGRVALGAGQGPGLANRAQGEAGGSETHQLTTQQMASHGHSVRASSDAATTTDPNLTYPATGGSYASAPTSGTLMHQATAQLAGGGGAHPNVQPSTVLNYLICVEGIYPSRN, encoded by the coding sequence ATGGCCGACTGGTTCCTCGGCGAGGTGCGGCCCATGGCGATCACGTTCGTGCCCGTCGGGTGGGCGCCGTGCGACGGGCGGCGCCTGAGCATCGGCGCGTACCCGGACCTCTATGCGCTGCTCGGAACGCGGTTCGGCGGGGACGGCACCACCACGTTCGCGATCCCCGACCTGCGAGCCCGGCTGCCCATGGGCCAGGGCGCCGGCCCCGGCCGCTCGGCGCGCACGATCGGGCAGAAGACGGGCACGGACACCGTCGCGCTCGACCGCACGCAGCTGCCCCAGCACACCCACCGCGTACGCGCCGCGACCACGCAGACGACGAGCTCGCCGATCGGCGCCGTGCCGGCCCGCGGCGGGTTCTACGCCGCCCCGCCCGACAAGACCACCCGCATGCGCGCGATGGTCTTCAACGCCGGCCAGGGGCAGCCGCACGCCAACCTCCAGCCCGCGCTCGCCATCCAGTGGTGCATCGCCCTGCAGGCCGACACCGCGGCGCCCGCCGACCCGCTCATCGCCGACATCCGCGCGGTCGCGTTCGACGCCGAGCCGCGCGGATGGGCGTTCTGCGACGGGCGCCTGCTGCCGATCAGCCAGAACACCGCGCTGTTCTCCCTGCTCGGCACGATGTACGGCGGCAACGGCCAGACGACGTTCGCGCTCCCGGACCTGCGCGGTCGCGTCGCGCTCGGCGCGGGGCAGGGCCCGGGGCTCGCGAACCGGGCGCAAGGCGAGGCCGGCGGCTCGGAGACGCACCAGCTCACGACGCAGCAGATGGCCAGCCACGGCCACTCGGTGCGCGCCAGCAGCGACGCCGCGACGACGACCGACCCGAACCTGACGTACCCCGCGACCGGCGGCTCCTACGCGTCCGCGCCGACCTCCGGCACGCTCATGCACCAGGCGACGGCGCAGCTCGCCGGCGGCGGCGGCGCACATCCCAACGTCCAGCCCTCGACCGTTCTGAACTACCTCATCTGCGTCGAGGGCATCTACCCCTCGAGAAACTGA
- a CDS encoding AI-2E family transporter — translation MDRPPPQRVEVIVSVRTLMVLLAFGFAVFLAVVSLGSLLSIFVAGIVALGLDPVVGALTRRGWKRGPAALAVFAALFVFVFLIVVLTVGPLWGQVVDFVDMLPQYWNDISNSDAFDAFLSNGGKETVENALKDIAGELPHAATTVLGIAGGVFGSVLSLVTLTFLALFLLMERPTITDWLFGFAPPAQEARWRPVLEDSISAVSSSLIGNVAISLVAATVAGLSAWIFGLPFPIVLAVITGFLDLIPQIGATIAAVILVLVALTVSTEAAIAMALIQVVYQQVENYIVYPVVYRRAVELSAFTTIVSVLIASSILGVVGAILAVPFAAVVKIVIREASGPRRARMEALRAPPALPEGGPGE, via the coding sequence GTGGATCGCCCACCGCCGCAGCGCGTCGAGGTCATCGTGTCGGTGCGCACGCTCATGGTGCTGCTGGCCTTCGGGTTCGCCGTCTTCCTGGCGGTCGTCTCGCTGGGCTCGCTGCTGTCGATCTTCGTCGCCGGGATCGTTGCGCTCGGGCTCGACCCGGTCGTCGGCGCGCTCACCCGGCGCGGGTGGAAGCGCGGACCCGCCGCGCTCGCCGTCTTCGCCGCGCTGTTCGTCTTCGTCTTCCTCATCGTCGTGCTGACCGTCGGACCGCTGTGGGGCCAGGTGGTCGACTTCGTCGACATGCTGCCGCAGTACTGGAACGACATCTCCAACAGCGACGCGTTCGACGCGTTCCTCTCCAACGGCGGCAAGGAGACCGTCGAGAACGCGCTGAAGGACATCGCCGGCGAACTGCCCCACGCGGCGACGACCGTCCTCGGCATCGCCGGCGGGGTGTTCGGCTCGGTGCTGTCGCTGGTCACCCTGACGTTCCTCGCGCTGTTCCTGCTCATGGAGCGCCCGACGATCACCGACTGGCTCTTCGGCTTCGCGCCGCCGGCGCAGGAAGCGCGCTGGCGCCCGGTGCTCGAGGACTCGATCAGCGCGGTCTCGTCGTCGCTGATCGGCAACGTGGCGATCTCGCTCGTCGCGGCCACGGTCGCCGGCCTGTCGGCGTGGATCTTCGGCCTGCCGTTCCCAATCGTGCTCGCCGTCATCACGGGCTTCCTCGACCTCATCCCGCAGATCGGCGCGACGATCGCAGCAGTGATCCTCGTCCTCGTGGCGCTCACGGTGAGCACCGAGGCGGCGATCGCGATGGCGCTGATCCAGGTCGTCTACCAGCAGGTGGAGAACTACATCGTCTACCCGGTCGTCTACCGCCGGGCGGTCGAGCTGTCGGCGTTCACGACGATCGTCTCGGTCCTCATCGCCAGCTCGATCCTGGGCGTGGTCGGCGCGATCCTCGCCGTCCCGTTCGCCGCGGTCGTGAAGATCGTGATCCGCGAGGCGAGCGGGCCGCGCCGGGCGCGGATGGAGGCGCTGCGCGCGCCGCCGGCGCTCCCGGAGGGCGGCCCGGGCGAGTAG